Proteins encoded in a region of the Isosphaeraceae bacterium EP7 genome:
- a CDS encoding DUF1559 domain-containing protein, translating to MRRRGFTLIELLVVISIIAVLIALLLPAVQSAREAARRAQCINNLKQLGLAMHNYHDVVGSFAPGSIADTGWNGTWWNWMAFVLPQIEQTNVYNSINFSRNNISVASNDLALQDPNVTVWRSSISAFLCPSDQVGTGKMDNMRWTTIVALGQPFSGGVTCYVGNWGDMKIGNTTFDFYSGESLPGLGPNWGCGGKFRGIFGDCSNGQTTGLRDCTDGSSNTLLVGECSPNMNGSLLWVNGDGTYASTVIPLNWKSTLKDGERDPSDGTTCDISQLNNFSQALRCWRNQTVNYGFKSWHPGGANFAMADGSVKFIKQTISARIYNALGTRAGGEIVSSDAF from the coding sequence ATGCGACGCCGAGGCTTCACGCTGATCGAGCTGCTGGTCGTAATCTCGATCATCGCGGTTTTAATCGCCCTGCTCCTCCCCGCCGTGCAGTCAGCTCGCGAGGCGGCCCGTCGCGCCCAATGCATCAATAATCTGAAGCAACTCGGCCTGGCGATGCACAATTACCATGATGTCGTGGGTAGCTTCGCACCGGGCTCGATCGCCGACACGGGTTGGAACGGCACATGGTGGAACTGGATGGCCTTCGTACTGCCGCAAATCGAGCAGACGAATGTCTACAATTCCATCAACTTTTCCCGGAATAACATCTCCGTCGCGAGCAACGATCTGGCGCTCCAGGACCCCAATGTCACGGTATGGCGCTCGTCCATAAGTGCCTTCCTGTGCCCATCGGATCAGGTTGGGACCGGCAAGATGGACAACATGCGTTGGACGACGATTGTGGCGCTTGGCCAACCGTTCAGCGGCGGCGTGACCTGTTACGTCGGCAACTGGGGCGATATGAAGATCGGCAATACCACCTTCGATTTCTACTCGGGCGAGAGCCTCCCTGGCCTGGGGCCGAACTGGGGATGTGGCGGGAAATTCCGCGGCATCTTCGGCGATTGTAGCAATGGCCAGACGACTGGGTTGAGGGATTGCACCGACGGCAGCAGCAACACCCTCCTCGTCGGCGAATGCTCGCCCAACATGAATGGATCGCTGCTCTGGGTTAATGGAGATGGCACTTATGCGTCGACGGTCATCCCTCTGAACTGGAAGAGCACGCTGAAGGACGGCGAACGCGACCCCTCGGATGGGACGACCTGCGACATCAGCCAGCTCAACAATTTCAGCCAGGCCCTGCGTTGCTGGCGAAATCAGACGGTCAATTATGGCTTCAAGAGCTGGCACCCCGGCGGCGCCAACTTCGCCATGGCCGATGGGTCGGTCAAGTTCATCAAGCAGACCATCAGCGCCAGAATCTACAACGCCCTGGGGACCAGGGCCGGCGGCGAGATCGTCTCGTCGGACGCCTTCTGA
- a CDS encoding SDR family NAD(P)-dependent oxidoreductase, with amino-acid sequence MRIRTKLLLAGLGLAGASVGVRTFLRHRRKIALPGRIVLVTGASSGLGLMVARQAAEGGARLVIAARDAEELELAAELLRDAGSPEVLAVPTDVSDPEQVRRLVDRALTRFGQIDILVNNAGTMLVGPAESLTTDDFRAVMATNFWGQLHPILAVLPSMRARKFGRIVNVVSVGGKVAVPRMLAYTASKFALAGLSQGLRTELVRDNILMTAVYPGTIRTGGHTHAWIKGDAQAEYTWFALSDVIPGLASSAEGAARTLWDAALHGDPEVIVGWNAKLAVMANNLFPEWMAETLAVVDRYLMPTPTDLQKPAVQGGDLAGKIPESLSRMIPASARPETAG; translated from the coding sequence ATGCGCATTCGCACGAAATTGCTATTGGCTGGTCTCGGCCTGGCTGGGGCTTCCGTCGGCGTCCGCACGTTTCTCAGGCACCGACGCAAGATTGCCCTTCCGGGGCGTATCGTGCTGGTCACGGGGGCGTCGAGCGGACTCGGCCTGATGGTCGCGCGGCAGGCCGCAGAGGGGGGCGCCCGCCTTGTGATCGCCGCCCGCGATGCAGAAGAGCTTGAACTCGCCGCGGAATTACTCAGGGACGCCGGCTCGCCGGAGGTCCTTGCCGTGCCCACCGACGTCTCCGACCCCGAACAGGTTCGGCGGCTGGTCGATAGGGCATTAACTCGCTTCGGCCAGATTGACATCCTGGTGAACAACGCCGGCACGATGCTCGTCGGGCCCGCCGAGTCGCTGACGACCGATGATTTCAGGGCCGTCATGGCCACCAACTTCTGGGGCCAGCTCCACCCGATTCTGGCGGTCCTCCCTTCGATGCGGGCCCGCAAATTCGGCCGGATCGTGAATGTGGTCTCGGTGGGCGGGAAGGTGGCTGTCCCCAGGATGCTCGCTTACACGGCCAGCAAATTCGCGCTCGCAGGCCTGAGTCAGGGCCTGCGTACCGAACTGGTCCGCGACAACATTCTGATGACAGCCGTCTACCCCGGCACGATCCGCACGGGCGGCCACACGCACGCGTGGATCAAGGGCGATGCCCAGGCCGAATACACCTGGTTTGCCCTCTCAGATGTCATCCCGGGCCTCGCGTCATCGGCCGAAGGAGCCGCCCGGACGCTCTGGGATGCCGCGCTACATGGCGATCCCGAGGTCATCGTCGGATGGAATGCCAAGCTCGCCGTGATGGCCAACAACCTCTTTCCCGAATGGATGGCCGAGACCCTGGCGGTCGTCGATCGCTACCTCATGCCGACGCCGACCGACCTGCAAAAGCCGGCCGTCCAGGGCGGCGATCTGGCCGGGAAAATCCCCGAATCCCTCAGTCGGATGATCCCAGCGTCGGCTCGACCGGAGACCGCGGGCTGA
- a CDS encoding fucose isomerase, with protein MSKKVAVFWPGDYRAKPNEWALEQSRETTGQLVSALKKLGRTPYQVEGYLTRPDQAISKLGPIDDPMVGVFVHWAYAPHTVDGVVGKDNPLLLASNFSGTWPGLVALLNTGASLESVGRHASRAWTDSTDWTADAQFMERLDEWCTTGRIVYDESEIKHTAALTPEAIALAETVHAEIRRKRVLALMLGDTSMGMINGYFGPRLLYPIGFSEHKVDQAWLIERAQLVADARVEDAFKFVNEKGVTFHWREQDAEDFTPQSTRDQLRCYLAVLDLMAEFKADCLGWQYQLGLIKALPPSDFSEGLLNSHARPEGNGHVVITSTEADQGNLVPMELMKRILEAKGLPGSVLFHDVRWGAEHEGRFLWVLLNSGSCGAYAFNHDITSLSGVHSYRQPSGYFPVAGGTFAGESLPGPLTWSRAWIDRQGELVMDIGRGESVALPEDVREAWWKGTTRQWPFMAADLGCSKETIMAHYMSNHVAVAYGDIFGELVALSRALGFKVRILSR; from the coding sequence ATGTCGAAGAAAGTCGCCGTTTTCTGGCCCGGTGATTATCGGGCTAAGCCGAATGAATGGGCCCTCGAGCAGTCCAGGGAGACGACCGGGCAACTCGTCTCGGCGCTGAAGAAGCTGGGACGCACTCCGTATCAGGTCGAGGGCTACCTCACCCGCCCCGACCAGGCGATCAGTAAGCTCGGACCGATCGACGACCCGATGGTCGGCGTCTTTGTCCACTGGGCGTATGCCCCGCACACCGTCGACGGCGTGGTCGGCAAGGACAACCCGCTGCTCCTGGCCTCGAACTTCTCGGGGACCTGGCCCGGCCTCGTCGCCCTCCTCAACACCGGGGCCTCGCTGGAAAGCGTCGGCAGGCACGCGTCGAGGGCCTGGACTGACAGCACCGACTGGACCGCCGACGCACAGTTCATGGAGCGGCTCGACGAGTGGTGCACCACCGGCCGGATCGTTTACGATGAGTCCGAGATCAAACACACCGCGGCCCTCACCCCCGAGGCCATCGCACTCGCCGAGACGGTGCACGCCGAGATCCGCCGCAAACGCGTGCTCGCCCTGATGCTGGGCGACACGTCGATGGGCATGATCAACGGCTATTTCGGGCCCCGGTTGCTCTACCCCATCGGCTTCAGCGAGCACAAGGTCGACCAGGCCTGGCTCATCGAGCGTGCCCAGCTGGTGGCCGACGCCCGAGTGGAAGACGCGTTCAAGTTCGTCAATGAGAAGGGCGTCACCTTCCACTGGCGCGAGCAAGACGCCGAGGACTTCACCCCCCAGTCGACCCGCGACCAGCTCCGCTGCTACCTGGCCGTGCTCGACCTGATGGCCGAGTTCAAGGCCGACTGCCTGGGCTGGCAATATCAGCTCGGCCTCATCAAGGCTCTTCCCCCCAGCGATTTCAGCGAGGGGCTGCTCAATTCCCACGCCCGCCCCGAGGGCAACGGCCACGTCGTCATCACCAGCACCGAGGCCGACCAGGGGAACTTGGTGCCGATGGAGTTGATGAAACGCATCCTCGAGGCGAAGGGCCTGCCCGGCTCGGTCCTCTTCCACGACGTGCGCTGGGGGGCCGAGCATGAAGGTCGGTTCCTCTGGGTTCTCCTGAATTCCGGGAGCTGCGGCGCCTACGCGTTCAACCACGACATCACCAGCCTGAGCGGCGTGCACAGCTACAGGCAGCCTTCGGGCTACTTCCCGGTCGCCGGCGGCACCTTCGCGGGCGAGAGCTTGCCCGGCCCGCTCACCTGGTCGAGGGCCTGGATCGACCGTCAGGGCGAGCTCGTCATGGACATCGGACGCGGCGAGTCGGTCGCCCTCCCCGAAGATGTCCGCGAAGCTTGGTGGAAGGGCACCACCCGCCAGTGGCCGTTCATGGCCGCCGACCTCGGCTGCTCGAAGGAGACCATCATGGCGCATTACATGAGCAACCATGTCGCCGTCGCTTACGGTGACATCTTCGGCGAGCTCGTCGCCCTGTCTCGCGCCCTGGGCTTCAAGGTGCGCATCCTTTCACGTTGA
- a CDS encoding phosphoglycerate dehydrogenase: MPNVLIGPEPLRHQVGAFRDQLIAAGFTPIDPEGNNTLTEEQLRRWLPEADAMIAGGERVSADVIASAKRLRVIARTGVGYDAIDLPTANARSIAVTTTPGTNHEAVAEQAFALLLAVTRNVVNNDRLIRGGGWNRTLVVPLRGRTLGLIGLGRIGRAMVTRAVAFGMRVVAFDSIPDPDFDARHGIVRLDLDSLLGQSDAVSLHLPLTSETHQIINRRSLALMKPGSYLINTARGGLIAEGDLFDALTSGHLAGAGLDVTDPEPPLVDNPLLGVPGVVFSPHIAGIDTRSMADMAELAARCVIDLSQGRWPEECVVNPQIRRGYRWAI, encoded by the coding sequence ATGCCCAACGTGCTGATCGGACCCGAGCCCCTGCGTCACCAAGTAGGGGCATTCCGCGACCAGCTCATTGCCGCGGGATTCACTCCGATTGACCCCGAGGGAAACAACACGCTGACCGAGGAACAACTCCGCCGATGGCTGCCGGAAGCCGACGCCATGATCGCGGGCGGAGAACGGGTCTCGGCCGATGTGATCGCGTCAGCAAAGAGACTCCGGGTGATCGCCAGGACGGGGGTCGGTTACGACGCAATCGACCTGCCCACGGCGAATGCCCGGTCGATCGCCGTGACGACGACTCCTGGGACCAACCACGAGGCCGTCGCGGAGCAGGCATTCGCCCTTCTGCTGGCCGTGACCCGCAACGTGGTGAACAATGATCGCCTGATTCGCGGCGGCGGCTGGAATCGCACGCTGGTCGTACCCTTGCGAGGTCGGACTCTCGGACTGATCGGGCTGGGCAGGATCGGTCGGGCGATGGTCACCCGGGCCGTCGCGTTCGGGATGCGCGTCGTCGCGTTCGACTCCATTCCCGATCCCGACTTCGATGCCCGCCACGGCATCGTCCGACTCGATCTGGACAGCCTGCTCGGCCAGTCCGACGCCGTCAGCCTGCACCTGCCGCTCACCTCCGAGACGCACCAGATCATCAACCGTCGGTCTCTGGCGTTGATGAAGCCCGGCTCGTACCTGATCAACACGGCGCGGGGCGGCCTGATTGCGGAGGGGGACCTTTTCGACGCCCTGACGTCCGGCCATCTCGCCGGGGCGGGGCTGGACGTGACCGACCCCGAGCCACCGCTGGTGGACAATCCGCTCCTGGGTGTCCCCGGCGTCGTCTTCAGCCCGCACATCGCCGGCATTGACACTCGAAGCATGGCCGACATGGCGGAATTGGCCGCGCGCTGCGTGATCGACCTCTCACAGGGACGCTGGCCCGAGGAGTGCGTCGTGAACCCGCAGATTCGTCGTGGTTATCGCTGGGCGATCTGA
- a CDS encoding response regulator, with protein MPQLPKTILLVDDDGEIIEAMRTVLEGKGFRILVARDGNAGLAVAERESPDLIILDMMMPKKSGFLVLEKLKSRPGGLIPTIMITGNEGSRHRAYAEMLGVRDYLRKPFAMEKLIRSVEKVLNLSVEDDD; from the coding sequence ATGCCCCAACTGCCCAAGACCATCCTGCTGGTCGACGACGACGGCGAGATCATCGAAGCGATGCGGACCGTGCTCGAAGGCAAAGGGTTCCGCATCCTCGTCGCACGCGACGGCAATGCCGGCCTCGCTGTCGCCGAGCGTGAGTCGCCCGACCTGATCATCCTCGACATGATGATGCCCAAGAAGTCGGGCTTCCTTGTCCTCGAGAAGCTCAAGAGCCGACCCGGCGGCCTGATCCCTACGATCATGATTACGGGGAACGAAGGCAGCCGCCATCGAGCCTACGCCGAGATGCTTGGGGTGAGAGACTACCTCCGCAAGCCGTTCGCCATGGAGAAGCTCATTCGGTCCGTGGAAAAAGTCCTCAATCTCTCCGTCGAGGACGACGACTGA
- a CDS encoding PAS domain S-box protein gives MQGVRSGNARGWALALAAIAGILLGQRLGTGPSLAGVAIAGLLPLGLLLASRLTARESRVPVQVETAPLPQDRFRRLVQKAPIGLCITDERGSIRYINPSLAILLGRQAGLMAGRNLTDFVAPEDVGVFSESLRARPNVDLENFEARFVRPDGTRLRVQICIAPAGGTASIPVERVVSVADLTASRRANEAASAARAAIEAARMGTWEWDFRRGLMSWSESLAPLAGLAVEGSSTTERDFFAQIHEEDRADVEGAMRLSVETGADFNAEFRVVRPDASTHWIATQARLLVDEEGKDSRLVGIGIDITARKRAEERLKFLARAGTVLSQSLNDETTLDNVARLVVPAIADWCFVEMVEPDGSVRRHALFHSDPAKMALATPVGRDDAFAPDARHAQARVLRTGQAELYPTINDAILQGIARDEQHLEVLRGFGFRSAISAPMIARGRTLGVISVVTAESGRIYDLADLEMVDDLAARVAQAVDNARLYRESREAIRSMNEAIALLDTLFYTAPVGLAYFDHDLQLVRMNGTLNAICGLDPNDALERWNDGEPSPLGIILGPELGEVLETGRPILDIEVDEELEASSEHPRCFVVSYYPVHSQLQELWGVGVVVVEVTERKHSEMLLEQANVALEGAGKAKDRFLADLSHELRTPLTPVLAAVSAMLDDPDTPPTLGPTLEMTKRNIELEARLIDDLLDITRISQGKLRLSMEVIHAHVLLQRALEVATADMKPGQLTIETELHADDVFILVDMARMQQVFWNLLKNALKFTPAGGHLVIRTFNVPGDEPDGRPRIVLEFSDDGVGISPEVLPKIFNAFEQGGGTTTRRFGGLGLGLAICRGVTEALGGTLSAYSPGIGKGATFRLEFPTAPAPIPAPRFAQLGPDEAPGNRACSILLVEDDPDTLRVMANLLRRRGHEVLTADSIAAALNLAATSRFDILVSDLGLPDGTGIDLIRQLREDRDVPALALSGYGMEADVQRCLSAGFRAHLTKPVNFSTLESEIQRLATRCDLVAATSPLA, from the coding sequence ATGCAAGGCGTGCGCTCAGGAAACGCCAGGGGTTGGGCATTGGCCCTGGCCGCGATCGCCGGCATCCTCCTCGGCCAACGTCTGGGAACAGGTCCGAGCCTCGCTGGCGTTGCCATCGCCGGCCTCCTGCCTCTAGGCCTGCTCCTCGCAAGCCGCCTGACGGCGCGTGAGTCGAGAGTCCCGGTGCAGGTGGAGACGGCTCCGCTGCCGCAGGATCGGTTCCGAAGGCTGGTGCAGAAGGCCCCGATCGGACTCTGCATCACGGATGAGCGGGGTTCGATTCGTTATATCAACCCGAGCCTGGCCATTCTCCTCGGCCGACAGGCGGGGCTGATGGCCGGCCGGAACCTGACCGACTTCGTCGCCCCCGAGGATGTCGGCGTGTTCTCGGAGAGCTTACGGGCACGCCCGAACGTCGATCTTGAGAACTTCGAAGCTCGATTCGTGAGACCCGATGGGACGAGGCTCCGGGTGCAGATCTGCATTGCCCCTGCCGGTGGGACCGCGTCGATCCCCGTCGAGCGAGTCGTCTCGGTGGCCGACCTGACTGCGTCGAGGCGTGCCAATGAGGCCGCAAGTGCGGCCAGGGCCGCCATCGAGGCCGCACGCATGGGCACCTGGGAATGGGATTTTCGCCGGGGACTGATGAGCTGGTCGGAGAGCCTGGCCCCGCTGGCCGGCCTCGCGGTCGAAGGGTCGAGCACGACCGAACGCGACTTCTTCGCCCAGATTCATGAGGAAGATCGAGCGGATGTCGAGGGTGCGATGCGTCTTTCGGTCGAGACGGGGGCCGACTTCAACGCGGAGTTCCGCGTGGTCCGGCCCGACGCCTCGACCCATTGGATCGCCACCCAGGCACGCCTGCTCGTCGACGAAGAGGGCAAGGATTCGCGGCTCGTCGGGATCGGCATCGACATCACGGCGCGGAAACGGGCTGAGGAACGGCTGAAATTCCTCGCAAGGGCGGGCACCGTGCTGTCCCAGTCGCTCAATGACGAGACCACGCTCGACAACGTCGCCAGGCTGGTCGTGCCCGCGATCGCCGACTGGTGTTTCGTCGAGATGGTCGAGCCCGACGGATCGGTCAGACGGCACGCCCTCTTCCACAGCGACCCCGCGAAGATGGCCCTGGCGACGCCGGTCGGCCGCGACGATGCCTTTGCCCCGGACGCACGCCACGCTCAGGCTAGAGTGCTGCGTACCGGCCAGGCCGAGCTTTATCCGACCATCAACGATGCAATCCTGCAGGGCATCGCGCGTGACGAACAGCACCTGGAGGTCCTGCGAGGATTTGGGTTCCGCTCGGCGATCTCGGCCCCCATGATCGCGCGAGGGCGGACGCTCGGGGTCATCAGCGTCGTGACCGCCGAATCTGGCAGGATCTACGACCTCGCTGACCTCGAGATGGTCGACGATCTGGCCGCCAGGGTGGCCCAGGCGGTCGACAATGCACGATTGTATCGGGAGTCGCGCGAGGCCATCCGATCGATGAACGAGGCGATCGCGCTGCTCGACACACTCTTCTATACGGCGCCCGTCGGCCTCGCCTACTTCGACCACGATCTGCAGCTCGTCCGCATGAACGGGACGCTCAACGCCATCTGCGGCCTCGACCCCAACGATGCCCTTGAACGATGGAACGACGGCGAACCATCGCCGCTCGGCATCATTCTAGGTCCCGAGTTGGGCGAGGTCCTGGAGACGGGCCGGCCGATTCTTGACATCGAGGTAGACGAAGAGCTGGAGGCTTCTTCCGAACATCCTCGCTGCTTCGTGGTCAGCTATTACCCGGTCCATTCTCAACTCCAGGAACTCTGGGGCGTTGGCGTCGTCGTCGTCGAGGTGACCGAACGGAAGCACTCCGAGATGCTCCTGGAACAAGCGAACGTGGCGCTCGAAGGGGCGGGCAAGGCGAAGGACCGATTCCTCGCCGACCTCTCCCACGAGTTACGGACCCCGCTGACCCCGGTTCTCGCGGCGGTCTCGGCGATGCTCGACGACCCCGATACCCCGCCCACGCTCGGGCCAACCCTGGAGATGACCAAGCGGAATATCGAGCTGGAGGCCCGCCTCATTGACGACCTCCTCGACATCACGAGGATCAGCCAGGGGAAGCTCCGCCTCTCGATGGAGGTCATTCATGCGCATGTTCTACTCCAGCGCGCCCTGGAGGTTGCCACCGCGGATATGAAGCCGGGGCAGCTCACCATCGAAACCGAGCTTCATGCCGATGACGTCTTCATCCTCGTAGACATGGCCCGGATGCAGCAGGTCTTCTGGAATCTGCTCAAAAACGCCCTGAAGTTCACGCCCGCTGGAGGTCATCTCGTCATCCGCACATTCAACGTCCCGGGCGACGAGCCGGACGGCCGTCCCAGGATCGTCCTGGAATTTAGCGACGATGGCGTCGGGATTTCTCCCGAGGTTCTCCCCAAGATCTTCAACGCGTTCGAACAAGGCGGGGGGACGACGACACGCAGGTTTGGCGGGCTGGGCCTGGGGCTGGCCATCTGCCGGGGGGTTACCGAGGCGCTCGGAGGAACCCTATCTGCGTACAGCCCCGGCATCGGCAAGGGGGCGACGTTCCGGCTCGAATTCCCGACCGCCCCGGCGCCGATCCCGGCCCCGAGATTCGCCCAGCTCGGCCCCGACGAAGCCCCCGGGAACCGAGCCTGCTCAATCCTGCTGGTAGAGGATGACCCGGACACGCTCCGGGTGATGGCAAATTTGCTGAGGCGGCGCGGCCACGAGGTCCTCACCGCGGATAGCATCGCAGCGGCCTTGAATCTCGCGGCAACGTCGCGTTTTGACATCCTGGTCAGCGACCTCGGCCTGCCCGACGGCACCGGCATCGACCTGATCCGCCAATTACGAGAGGACCGAGACGTCCCGGCGCTTGCCCTGAGCGGCTACGGAATGGAGGCCGACGTCCAGCGATGCCTCTCGGCCGGATTCCGTGCCCACCTCACCAAGCCCGTCAACTTCTCCACCCTCGAATCGGAGATCCAACGGCTGGCGACTCGGTGCGATCTCGTCGCCGCGACGTCGCCACTCGCCTGA
- a CDS encoding BON domain-containing protein, which produces MPMLVGWKRTSLALGLIAGMSTTTWSQAPAKGRNQATAEAVAMSLGSSRSLAKYRIEIEAKDGVVTLAGAVSNTAQKAEAMDRARQVAGVSSVVDKLMSNDSRVRPAQYQPADPRLALGGHGGHGHNQGGYVGGGGPIEGGTVTNSVASDPFAGGPVPEGAAGMVGASQASAPGAPNYAWPSYAPGNNYSAVGYPTAYPWQAWPNIGPFNPYPEVPLDWRAVTLRWDDGIWWLDFKKHYTRPFFTPYPFGIFAY; this is translated from the coding sequence ATGCCCATGTTGGTTGGATGGAAAAGGACTTCGCTGGCTCTTGGGCTGATCGCGGGGATGTCGACGACGACCTGGTCGCAAGCTCCGGCCAAAGGTCGCAACCAGGCCACCGCGGAAGCGGTCGCCATGTCGCTCGGCTCGAGCAGGTCACTGGCCAAATACCGCATCGAGATCGAGGCGAAAGACGGCGTGGTGACCCTCGCGGGTGCCGTGTCGAACACCGCCCAGAAGGCCGAGGCCATGGATCGCGCCCGGCAGGTTGCCGGCGTCTCCTCGGTCGTCGATAAGCTGATGAGCAACGACTCCCGAGTTCGCCCGGCCCAGTATCAGCCGGCCGACCCCCGCCTCGCACTCGGCGGGCACGGCGGCCACGGTCACAACCAGGGTGGATACGTCGGCGGCGGCGGCCCGATCGAGGGCGGGACGGTGACGAACTCGGTCGCCTCCGACCCGTTCGCCGGCGGACCGGTCCCCGAGGGAGCGGCCGGAATGGTCGGTGCCTCGCAGGCCAGCGCCCCCGGCGCCCCGAATTACGCCTGGCCCAGCTATGCTCCGGGCAACAACTACTCGGCCGTCGGTTACCCGACCGCCTACCCCTGGCAGGCCTGGCCGAATATCGGCCCCTTCAACCCCTACCCCGAAGTGCCGCTCGACTGGCGTGCGGTCACCCTCCGCTGGGATGACGGCATCTGGTGGCTGGACTTCAAGAAGCACTACACCCGCCCGTTCTTCACTCCCTATCCCTTCGGAATCTTCGCCTACTGA
- a CDS encoding D-glycerate dehydrogenase, with protein sequence MPKRVFITRPIPEPGPGLIAHGIADVEISMNSEDRGLSHDELCRAVVGCDAVLCLLTDAVDRAVLEAARGCRIFANMAVGYNNIDVAAATDLGIQVTNTPGVLTTATADLAWALILGIARRVAEGDVEMRAGRFPGWGPLYMLGGDVAGATLGLIGPGRIATAVARRAVGFEMPMLYHGRRPSPELDALGGRGVGLDELLSSSDFVSLHVPLSEETRHLIDASALAKMKSSAYLINTSRGPVVDEVALVEALKADQIAGAALDVYEDEPRMAPGLAQCSNALLLPHLGSATRATRAAMSRMAAENLIAALDGRVPPNLLNPQVLQAGGRS encoded by the coding sequence GTGCCGAAACGCGTCTTCATCACGCGGCCGATCCCCGAGCCGGGCCCAGGCCTGATCGCCCACGGGATCGCCGATGTCGAGATCTCCATGAATTCCGAGGACCGCGGGCTCTCGCACGACGAGCTTTGCCGGGCGGTCGTCGGTTGCGATGCGGTGCTCTGCCTCCTCACCGACGCGGTCGACCGCGCAGTGCTGGAGGCTGCGCGTGGGTGTCGCATCTTCGCCAACATGGCGGTCGGTTACAACAACATCGACGTGGCCGCGGCCACCGACCTGGGAATCCAGGTGACGAACACTCCGGGAGTGCTCACCACGGCCACCGCCGACCTCGCCTGGGCCCTTATCCTGGGCATTGCACGGCGAGTGGCCGAGGGGGACGTGGAAATGCGCGCCGGCCGTTTCCCCGGCTGGGGGCCGCTCTACATGCTGGGCGGTGACGTGGCCGGCGCCACGCTGGGCTTGATCGGACCCGGTCGGATTGCGACGGCCGTCGCTCGCCGCGCCGTCGGCTTCGAGATGCCAATGCTCTACCACGGTCGGCGTCCCTCGCCCGAGCTCGACGCGCTGGGGGGACGCGGCGTCGGCCTTGACGAGCTGCTGTCATCGAGCGATTTCGTCAGCCTGCATGTCCCATTGTCGGAAGAGACCCGCCACCTGATCGACGCCTCCGCGCTGGCGAAGATGAAGTCGTCGGCCTACCTGATCAATACTTCACGCGGGCCGGTGGTCGACGAGGTTGCGTTGGTCGAGGCCCTGAAGGCGGACCAGATCGCCGGAGCTGCCTTGGACGTGTACGAGGACGAGCCGAGGATGGCCCCGGGGCTGGCCCAATGTTCCAACGCGTTGCTGCTGCCCCACCTGGGAAGCGCCACCCGTGCAACTCGTGCGGCGATGTCTCGGATGGCCGCGGAGAACCTGATCGCCGCGCTCGATGGGCGGGTCCCTCCCAATCTTCTGAACCCGCAAGTTCTCCAAGCCGGGGGACGATCGTGA
- a CDS encoding NAD(P)-dependent oxidoreductase yields the protein MPGQAKPGQTRIGWVGTGVMGSSMCGHLIDAGYSATVFNRSPSKLESLIKKGAKAAGNPKEVAQASDVVFTIVGYPQDVRQVTLGDDGTLAGASAGSTLVDMTTSEPTLAVDIAEAAKAKGVRSVDAPVSGGDIGAKEARLSIMIGGDTEAVDFLMPLFEAMGKTIVHQGSAGAGQHTKMVNQILIATNMVGVCEALLYGYKAGLDPETVLKSVSSGAAGSWSLSNLAPRMIAGNFDPGFLVEHFLKDMGIALAEAGRLKLSLPGLALAQQLYRAVEAHGDGRLGTQSLILALARLSGVDWRAQGVSPR from the coding sequence ATGCCGGGTCAAGCGAAACCGGGACAGACGCGCATCGGCTGGGTGGGCACCGGGGTCATGGGCTCGTCGATGTGCGGCCACCTGATCGACGCGGGGTATTCGGCCACCGTCTTCAACCGGAGCCCGTCGAAGCTGGAATCACTCATCAAGAAGGGGGCGAAGGCGGCCGGCAACCCGAAGGAGGTCGCCCAGGCCTCCGACGTCGTCTTCACGATCGTGGGTTACCCGCAGGATGTCCGGCAGGTGACCCTCGGGGATGATGGGACGCTCGCTGGTGCCTCGGCCGGCTCCACGCTCGTGGACATGACGACGAGCGAGCCGACCCTGGCCGTCGACATCGCCGAGGCCGCAAAGGCGAAGGGCGTCCGGTCCGTTGACGCGCCGGTTTCGGGAGGCGACATCGGGGCCAAGGAAGCACGACTCTCGATCATGATCGGGGGAGATACCGAGGCCGTCGACTTCCTGATGCCCCTGTTCGAGGCGATGGGCAAGACGATCGTCCACCAGGGGTCGGCCGGCGCGGGCCAGCACACGAAGATGGTCAATCAGATCCTGATCGCCACCAACATGGTCGGCGTCTGCGAGGCGCTGCTCTACGGCTACAAAGCGGGGCTGGATCCCGAGACGGTCCTGAAAAGCGTCAGCAGTGGCGCGGCCGGGTCCTGGAGCCTGTCCAACCTCGCCCCGCGCATGATCGCGGGCAACTTCGACCCCGGCTTCCTCGTCGAGCATTTCCTCAAAGATATGGGGATCGCCCTGGCCGAGGCGGGCCGGCTGAAACTTTCACTCCCCGGCCTGGCCCTGGCTCAGCAACTTTATCGGGCGGTGGAAGCCCACGGCGACGGACGGCTGGGAACCCAGTCTTTAATCCTGGCTCTGGCGCGGTTGTCGGGGGTCGACTGGCGGGCCCAGGGCGTTTCGCCCCGGTGA